The Amorphus orientalis genomic interval AAACCGGCCCGGAAGATGCCGTCCAGTTCCTCGCCGGGAATGCCGAGCTTGCGATCGGCGGACAGACCGGTGGCGAGCACCACCACGTCATAGAACTCGCGCAGTTCAGCAAGGGTCAGATCGGCGTCGTGCTCGGGATCTCCGATCCTGAGATTGCCGACGAAGCCGACGCCCTGCTTCTCGAACAACCGGGCGAACTGGCGCACCACGCCCTTCGTGCCCTGATGGTCCGGCGCCACCCCGTAGCGCACCAGACCGTAGGGCACCGGAAGCCGGTCGATCAGGTCGATGTGGATGTCGTCGCGAAGCTTGCCGAGCGCCTGGGCGAGATAGCATCCCGAGGGGCCGGCTCCGACGATGGCGATCTGGACGGTCACGTGCTTTCCCTCAGTTGAAGACGAAGCCGTTGTTGACCGGCAGGGTCTGGCCCGTGAGCGTCAGGGCGTCCGGGCTCAGAAGGAAGGAGATCGTGCCGACGATCTCGTCCGGCCCTTGAGGGCCGGGAACGGCCCGGCCGGTCTCGTAGAGCCTGTGGCGCTCCTCAGGGACGTATTCCGTCGACGCGGTGGTCAGGATGCCGGGCGCGACCGCCGTCACGCCGACGCGGTCCGGCCCGAGTTCGCGGGCGAGCGAACGGGTCATGGCCATCACCGCCCCCTTGGAGGCGGTGTAGGAGATCAGGTTCGGCGCGCCCCACAGCGCCGTGTCGGACGCCAGGTTCACGATCCGGCCGCTGCCGGAGGCCGCCAGAAGCGGAGCGAGCGCCCGCGTGATCAGCCAGGTTCCGCGCACGTTCACCCGCATCACCTTGTCGAAGGTCTCGATGTCGACGTCGCGGAAGCCGATGCCGCCGATCCCGGTGGCGATGGCGCCGTTGTTGACCAGGCCGTGAAGGGTGTTGCGGCTGGCCGAGATGGCGTCGCCAAAGTGCTCGATCGCGGCCGGATCACCGAGATCCAGGGTGTGGCTTTCCGACGAAAAGCCTTCGGCCTTCAGCGCATCCGCCGTCTCCGCGCAGCGCGCCTCGTCGATATCGGCCAGGATCAGGCTTGCGCCCTTGCGCGCGCAGTCCAGCGCGATCTCGCGGCCGAGGCCGCCGCCGGCACCCGTCACAACGACGGAGCGTCCTTCCAGCATGGTCATCCCGTTCCGGTTTCCTGTGTTCGCTCCGCCCGGCTGCGTCATGACAGTCTCGCCCAGGGCAGGGGGGCCTCGGACAGGCCGTGATAGATGCCCTTCTGGCGCTGATAGGCACGCAGGCCGGCGCGGCCCTTCTCGCGGCCCATGCCGCTCGCCGCGTCGCCGCCGAACGGGGTGGAGATGGAGAACTGCTTGTAGGTGTTGATCCAGACCGTGCCGGCCTGGATGGCGCGGGCCACGCGCCAGGCACGGGGGAAATCCGTCGTCCAGATTCCGCAGGCCAGGCCGTAGTCGTTGTCGTTGGACTGGGCGATCACGTCGGCCTCGTCGTCGAACGGCAGAACGACAAGCACCGGGCCGAAGATCTCCTCGCGGCAGGTGCGGCTGTCGTTGGCAAGCCCCGCTACGATGGTCGGCTCCAGATAGGCGCCGCTGTCGAACCCGGGTCCGGAGGGACGCTTGCCGCCGGTCAGGATTTCGCCGCCTTCCTCGCGGGCGAGCGCGATATAGGCTTCCACCGCTTCCCGATGTTCGAAGCCGATCAGCGGGGCGACCTG includes:
- a CDS encoding SDR family oxidoreductase, giving the protein MTMLEGRSVVVTGAGGGLGREIALDCARKGASLILADIDEARCAETADALKAEGFSSESHTLDLGDPAAIEHFGDAISASRNTLHGLVNNGAIATGIGGIGFRDVDIETFDKVMRVNVRGTWLITRALAPLLAASGSGRIVNLASDTALWGAPNLISYTASKGAVMAMTRSLARELGPDRVGVTAVAPGILTTASTEYVPEERHRLYETGRAVPGPQGPDEIVGTISFLLSPDALTLTGQTLPVNNGFVFN